A region from the Candidatus Methanosuratincola sp. genome encodes:
- a CDS encoding signal peptidase I: protein MDINLRGTLVTALIFFLVFVGAVYTIRIVSGTNLPVAAVQSGSMEPNIPTGSLIFIQATDPSEIVAGPPPIGDTVIYIQQGTQVIDYFLFASYNPLPISHRAIDKVEVDGTYYFLTKGDANYYPDQNPSNPLSWVPEDRIIGKVVYSIPYLGYPFLWFKNIWLISLVVLTIIIIIILPSGERENAKKMAGSV from the coding sequence ATGGACATTAACTTAAGGGGGACGCTGGTAACAGCCCTAATATTTTTTCTAGTTTTCGTTGGGGCAGTCTACACGATAAGGATCGTCTCAGGTACCAACCTGCCAGTCGCAGCCGTACAATCGGGGAGCATGGAGCCCAACATCCCTACAGGCTCTCTGATCTTCATCCAGGCAACGGATCCCTCTGAGATCGTGGCTGGTCCGCCCCCAATCGGCGATACGGTGATATACATCCAGCAAGGGACGCAGGTTATCGACTATTTCTTATTTGCGTCTTACAACCCTCTTCCGATCTCCCATAGGGCGATAGACAAGGTCGAGGTGGACGGCACATATTACTTCCTGACGAAGGGGGACGCAAACTACTACCCTGACCAGAACCCCTCAAACCCCCTAAGCTGGGTTCCTGAGGACAGGATAATAGGCAAAGTCGTCTACTCGATCCCGTACCTTGGTTACCCATTCCTCTGGTTCAAGAACATCTGGCTAATCTCGCTGGTGGTCCTCACAATAATAATCATAATAATACTGCCCTCTGGCGAAAGAGAGAATGCAAAAAAGATGGCAGGTTCTGTTTAG
- a CDS encoding TATA-box-binding protein, whose amino-acid sequence MFCSVGNIMIKPSVRIENVVASVTMNQTIDLDAISGNVPGVEYNPEQFPGLVYRISKPRTATLIFSSGKMVCTGAKSIKEVHNAVKKIIKNLKDRNIVIIGTPEIMIQNIVASANLNAEVNLEKAAFLLENVMYEPEQFPGLIYRMDSPKVVLLIFSSGKMVCTGAKQEDEVRVAADKIYQKLKDLGVLYE is encoded by the coding sequence TTGTTTTGTTCGGTGGGCAACATAATGATCAAGCCATCCGTAAGGATAGAGAACGTCGTCGCCTCTGTGACGATGAACCAGACCATAGATCTCGACGCCATCTCGGGGAATGTGCCTGGGGTCGAGTACAACCCGGAGCAGTTCCCGGGGCTCGTCTACAGGATCTCAAAGCCAAGGACGGCGACGCTGATCTTCTCGTCGGGGAAGATGGTGTGCACGGGGGCGAAGTCGATAAAGGAAGTGCACAATGCCGTCAAGAAGATAATAAAGAACCTGAAGGACAGGAACATCGTGATAATAGGCACCCCCGAGATAATGATCCAGAACATCGTCGCCTCGGCCAACCTGAACGCAGAGGTGAACCTCGAAAAGGCGGCGTTCCTCCTCGAGAACGTGATGTACGAGCCCGAGCAGTTCCCGGGGCTGATCTACCGTATGGACTCCCCGAAGGTCGTTCTGCTGATCTTCTCGTCGGGGAAGATGGTGTGCACAGGGGCGAAGCAGGAGGACGAGGTCAGGGTAGCAGCGGACAAGATATACCAGAAGCTGAAGGATCTGGGCGTCCTCTACGAGTAG